The Streptomyces sp. NL15-2K genome contains a region encoding:
- a CDS encoding radical SAM protein produces the protein MPEPFSIWVQPTKRSNLNSLLAYDVPSPDATELTFEEITGSLQELFDRDVISAFFEGGEPLLREDFLDLVEFATPQAFTIVRTNGTLVTAERARRLKAASVGVVCVDIEGGNAASHDAIVGLDGAFEASKAGVRHLVEAGVPTFVTAILNRRNIGELQQLADLASELGAEKLGVLRLYPLGLARRNWAELSVPLREQMAALEAVHVPEGLELMRSWHPNDPNCCWQMAAIDAYGNSIGCPYLRDFANYGNVREMSFMDTWRDPTYRAVRAASPDDDACPECAENDRNRSGGCRSTAYAFGGSWDAPDPFCTHMNRGIDLTRLPDRIADLPFGAPRTMAPAP, from the coding sequence ATGCCCGAACCCTTCAGTATCTGGGTGCAGCCGACCAAGCGATCGAATCTCAACAGCCTTCTCGCTTACGACGTACCCAGTCCCGACGCAACGGAGCTGACCTTCGAGGAAATCACCGGCTCCCTGCAGGAGTTGTTCGACAGAGATGTCATCAGTGCCTTCTTCGAAGGCGGCGAACCCCTCTTGCGCGAGGACTTTCTCGACCTCGTCGAGTTCGCCACCCCTCAGGCGTTCACCATCGTCCGCACCAACGGCACTCTGGTGACCGCCGAACGGGCGCGCCGGCTCAAGGCGGCCTCGGTGGGCGTGGTCTGCGTCGACATCGAGGGCGGGAACGCCGCGAGTCACGACGCCATCGTCGGACTGGACGGCGCCTTCGAGGCGTCCAAGGCGGGAGTGCGCCACCTGGTGGAGGCCGGCGTGCCGACGTTCGTCACCGCCATCCTCAACCGGCGCAACATCGGTGAACTGCAGCAGCTCGCCGATCTCGCCTCCGAACTGGGCGCCGAGAAGCTGGGGGTGCTGCGGCTCTACCCGCTCGGCCTGGCCCGCAGGAACTGGGCCGAGCTGTCCGTGCCGTTGCGGGAGCAGATGGCGGCGCTGGAGGCCGTACACGTGCCCGAAGGCCTCGAACTCATGCGGTCGTGGCACCCCAACGACCCCAACTGCTGCTGGCAGATGGCCGCAATCGACGCCTACGGCAACAGCATCGGCTGCCCCTACCTGCGTGACTTCGCCAACTACGGCAATGTCCGTGAGATGTCCTTCATGGACACCTGGCGCGACCCCACGTACCGGGCGGTGCGCGCGGCGAGCCCCGACGACGATGCGTGCCCGGAGTGCGCCGAGAACGACCGCAACCGGTCCGGCGGTTGCCGTTCCACCGCCTACGCGTTCGGCGGTTCCTGGGACGCGCCCGACCCGTTCTGCACGCACATGAACCGGGGGATCGACTTGACGCGGTTGCCCGACCGCATCGCTGATCTGCCCTTCGGCGCACCCCGGACCATGGCGCCCGCCCCCTGA
- a CDS encoding aldo/keto reductase, with amino-acid sequence MRYRLLGRTGLRVSELFLGAMTFGRPEGPDGMGLSLADCREILDVYADHGGNVVDTAVNYRGGASEEFLGELLAGRRDRFVVASKYTVSRDGTDPNAAGNHRKNLTRSLDTSLRRLRTDYLDVYWIHLWDRHTPVEETMRALDDAVTAGKVLHIGMSNTPAWVVATAHTLAGCRGWSPLAAIQVPYSLLNRDIERELLPMAEARGMTVAAWSPLGGGILSGKYTTTAANGGRRQSRSEGSSDSGRPRAPGRFDSDLLGKRETAVVRAAMEVADVLGVTPAQVALAWTRARSYAVHPIVGARTVDQLTENLGALDVELPSEALLALDRATGFRRGYPADFIAETSAGAFGEVSSRVDGRPTQADGP; translated from the coding sequence ATGCGCTATCGGTTACTGGGCAGGACGGGGCTGCGAGTGTCCGAGCTCTTCCTGGGAGCGATGACCTTCGGCAGGCCGGAGGGCCCGGACGGCATGGGACTGTCGCTGGCGGACTGCCGCGAGATCCTCGACGTCTACGCCGACCACGGCGGCAACGTCGTCGACACGGCCGTCAACTACCGCGGCGGAGCGAGCGAGGAGTTCCTCGGTGAACTGCTCGCCGGACGCCGGGACAGGTTCGTCGTCGCGTCCAAGTACACGGTGTCGCGGGACGGCACCGACCCCAACGCGGCCGGCAACCACCGCAAGAACCTGACGCGCTCGCTCGACACCAGCCTGCGCCGACTGCGCACCGACTACCTGGACGTCTACTGGATCCACCTGTGGGACCGGCACACGCCGGTGGAGGAGACGATGCGGGCTCTGGACGACGCGGTCACCGCGGGGAAGGTCCTTCACATCGGCATGTCCAACACCCCGGCGTGGGTGGTGGCCACGGCTCACACACTCGCCGGTTGCCGCGGCTGGTCACCGCTCGCCGCGATCCAGGTGCCGTACAGCCTGCTGAACCGCGACATCGAACGCGAGCTGCTGCCGATGGCGGAGGCGCGGGGGATGACGGTCGCGGCGTGGAGCCCGCTGGGCGGCGGAATCCTCTCCGGCAAGTACACCACCACGGCCGCGAACGGCGGCCGGAGGCAAAGCCGTTCGGAAGGCTCCTCGGACAGCGGCCGGCCACGGGCGCCAGGCCGTTTCGACAGTGACCTGCTGGGCAAGCGGGAGACCGCCGTGGTGCGCGCGGCAATGGAGGTCGCCGATGTGCTGGGCGTCACGCCGGCGCAGGTGGCACTCGCCTGGACTCGGGCACGGTCGTATGCCGTGCACCCGATCGTGGGGGCACGCACCGTGGATCAACTGACCGAGAATCTGGGCGCGTTGGACGTGGAGCTGCCGTCCGAGGCCCTGCTGGCCCTGGACCGGGCGACCGGCTTCCGGCGCGGCTATCCGGCCGACTTCATCGCCGAGACGTCCGCCGGGGCGTTCGGCGAGGTCTCGTCCCGGGTGGACGGGCGGCCGACACAGGCCGACGGCCCATGA
- a CDS encoding GNAT family N-acetyltransferase: MPPTIALAGDMPPLYTIKPERGPELQNLLERCDDYSRMNFGIPTGDADAQSQFIEGLQHVPPEHKHLMALDVDGTMTAAVDFLEGYPDATTGVIGLLVVAPDHRGHGLGAAILHAIASWLTTRGSHRLRLDCHVAENTAAVPLLHRLGFTEQSRQLIEVARGQTRTRVQWLAPLPLPTENPRPAAV; encoded by the coding sequence GTGCCCCCGACGATCGCACTGGCCGGCGACATGCCGCCCCTGTACACCATCAAGCCCGAGCGTGGCCCCGAACTCCAGAACCTGCTGGAGCGATGCGACGACTACTCCCGGATGAACTTCGGCATCCCCACCGGAGACGCCGACGCGCAGAGCCAGTTCATCGAGGGCCTTCAGCACGTCCCACCGGAGCACAAGCACCTGATGGCGCTGGACGTGGACGGCACGATGACCGCCGCGGTGGACTTCCTGGAGGGCTACCCCGACGCCACGACAGGAGTGATCGGCCTGCTCGTGGTCGCCCCCGACCATCGCGGGCACGGCCTGGGCGCCGCAATCCTCCACGCCATCGCCTCCTGGCTCACCACCCGCGGCAGCCACCGCCTGCGCCTCGACTGCCACGTCGCAGAAAACACAGCCGCGGTCCCCCTACTGCACAGGCTGGGCTTCACAGAACAGTCCCGACAACTCATCGAGGTCGCCCGCGGCCAGACAAGAACGAGGGTCCAATGGCTGGCCCCCCTCCCATTGCCAACGGAAAATCCCAGGCCGGCTGCTGTCTGA
- a CDS encoding HNH endonuclease — protein sequence MGASAYPKERLEEAARGSRTLSEALVRLGVDPKGWKRRYVFERMKALGVDVSHFEREGVKWTREILQEAVSASMNMSDVLRRLGLEVVGGHHTHISRKIKAYGIDTSHFQIPTQRGEVRRTRTAEGILVEQPAERARRIQSSRLKRAMLERGAEERCALCGLGAVWLGEPLPLEVDHIDGNWRNNRMENLRFLCPNCHSTTDSYRGRGKRRDRSRAS from the coding sequence ATGGGGGCCAGTGCGTATCCGAAGGAGCGGCTGGAGGAGGCGGCTCGGGGGTCGCGGACGTTGTCGGAGGCGTTGGTGAGGTTGGGGGTGGATCCGAAGGGCTGGAAGCGGCGGTACGTCTTCGAGCGGATGAAGGCGCTGGGGGTGGATGTTTCACACTTCGAGCGAGAAGGAGTCAAGTGGACGCGAGAGATCCTCCAGGAGGCCGTTTCTGCCTCGATGAACATGTCCGACGTGTTGCGGCGCCTCGGGCTTGAGGTCGTCGGCGGTCACCACACTCACATCAGCCGCAAGATCAAGGCGTACGGTATCGACACCTCGCATTTCCAGATCCCGACCCAGCGCGGTGAAGTCCGGCGCACTCGGACCGCCGAGGGCATCCTCGTCGAGCAGCCGGCCGAACGCGCCCGACGCATCCAGAGCAGTCGCCTCAAGCGGGCGATGCTTGAACGGGGGGCGGAGGAGCGCTGCGCCCTGTGCGGGCTCGGGGCGGTTTGGCTGGGTGAACCGTTGCCGCTTGAGGTCGACCACATCGACGGCAACTGGCGGAACAACCGGATGGAAAACCTGCGGTTCCTTTGCCCCAACTGCCACTCGACAACGGACAGTTATCGCGGACGCGGCAAGAGGCGTGACAGGAGCCGCGCCTCATGA
- a CDS encoding HNH endonuclease codes for MTSRTPYTRERLAEAAAQCSDIDEVIAFFGTQPYRNLRRHLYKRFEHFSIDISHFSRRRRAAGPPPRPTADELRRAVEGAISIAGALRALGRPCNGQLRTLFHQWVREDGLDTSHFLGQAHQQGRSGPTAKHAEDILVRHDGKHRTKTSLLRRALREVGVPEKCARCGGAPEWLGKPMTLEVDHINGDWRDNRRENLRLLCPNCHAVTATWCRGGRRPSSQTCAS; via the coding sequence ATGACCAGCAGAACGCCGTACACCCGCGAGCGACTGGCCGAAGCGGCCGCGCAGTGCTCCGACATCGATGAGGTGATCGCCTTTTTCGGCACCCAGCCCTACCGCAATCTTCGTCGACATCTGTACAAGCGGTTCGAGCACTTCAGCATCGACATCTCGCACTTTTCTCGTAGGCGGCGGGCCGCGGGCCCACCCCCGAGGCCGACCGCTGACGAGCTTCGGCGCGCCGTCGAGGGAGCGATCTCCATCGCAGGCGCCCTTCGCGCACTGGGCAGGCCCTGCAACGGCCAGCTACGCACGCTGTTCCACCAGTGGGTCAGAGAAGACGGCCTCGACACGTCCCACTTTCTGGGGCAGGCACACCAGCAGGGCAGGTCGGGCCCGACGGCCAAACACGCCGAGGACATTCTGGTCCGGCACGACGGCAAACACCGGACAAAGACCTCGCTGCTGCGCCGTGCGCTTCGCGAAGTTGGTGTACCTGAGAAGTGCGCCAGGTGCGGGGGTGCACCAGAGTGGCTCGGCAAGCCCATGACCCTGGAGGTCGATCACATCAACGGGGACTGGAGAGACAACCGGCGGGAGAACCTGCGGTTACTGTGCCCCAACTGCCACGCAGTCACTGCAACGTGGTGTCGAGGCGGCCGTCGACCTTCCTCACAAACGTGCGCCTCATGA
- the rdgB gene encoding RdgB/HAM1 family non-canonical purine NTP pyrophosphatase, which produces MTRLILATRNAGKITELRSILAAADLPHDLVGADAYPDVPDVKETGVTFAENALLKAHALAQATGLPAVADDSGLCVDVLNGAPGIFSARWSGKHGDDRANLELLLAQLSDIADEHRGAHFACAAALALPDGTERVVEGQLRGVLRHAPVGTNGFGYDPILQPEGETRTCAELSAEEKNAISHRGEAFRALVPVVRELLG; this is translated from the coding sequence ATGACCCGCCTGATCCTCGCCACCCGTAACGCCGGAAAGATCACCGAACTCAGGTCGATCCTCGCCGCCGCGGACCTGCCCCACGACCTGGTCGGCGCGGACGCCTACCCGGACGTACCCGACGTCAAGGAAACGGGCGTCACGTTCGCCGAGAACGCGCTGCTGAAGGCCCACGCCCTCGCCCAGGCCACGGGCCTGCCCGCCGTGGCCGACGACTCCGGCCTGTGCGTCGACGTCCTGAACGGCGCCCCCGGCATCTTCTCCGCCCGCTGGTCGGGCAAGCACGGCGACGACCGAGCCAACCTGGAACTACTGCTGGCCCAGCTCTCCGACATCGCGGACGAACACCGGGGCGCCCACTTCGCGTGCGCGGCGGCGCTCGCCCTGCCGGACGGTACGGAGAGGGTGGTGGAGGGGCAGCTGCGGGGGGTGCTGCGGCATGCGCCGGTCGGCACGAACGGGTTCGGGTACGACCCGATTCTTCAGCCGGAGGGGGAGACGCGGACGTGTGCGGAGCTGAGCGCTGAGGAGAAGAACGCGATCAGTCATCGGGGGGAGGCGTTTCGGGCGTTGGTGCCGGTGGTTCGGGAGTTGTTGGGCTGA
- the rph gene encoding ribonuclease PH, with amino-acid sequence MSRIDGRTPEQLRPVTIERGWSKHAEGSVLVSFGDTKVFCTASVTEGVPRWRKGSGEGWVTAEYSMLPRATNTRGDRESVRGKIGGRTHEISRLIGRSLRAVIDYKALGENTIVLDCDVLQADGGTRTAAITGAYVALADAVSWAQGKKLIKAGRQPLTGTVSAVSVGIVGGVPLLDLCYEEDVRAETDMNVVCTGDGRFVEVQGTAEAEPFAREELDALLDLAVTGCTELAVLQHKALDTVLEK; translated from the coding sequence ATGTCTCGAATCGACGGCCGCACCCCCGAACAACTCCGCCCGGTCACCATCGAACGCGGCTGGAGCAAGCACGCCGAAGGCTCCGTCCTCGTCTCCTTCGGCGACACCAAGGTCTTCTGCACCGCCTCCGTCACCGAAGGCGTCCCGCGCTGGCGCAAAGGCAGCGGCGAAGGCTGGGTCACCGCCGAGTACTCCATGCTCCCCCGCGCCACCAACACCCGCGGCGACCGCGAATCCGTACGCGGCAAGATCGGCGGCCGTACCCACGAGATCTCCCGCCTCATCGGCCGCTCCCTGCGCGCGGTCATCGACTACAAGGCCCTCGGCGAGAACACCATCGTCCTGGACTGCGATGTGCTGCAGGCGGACGGCGGCACCCGCACGGCGGCCATCACGGGCGCGTACGTGGCACTGGCCGACGCCGTCTCCTGGGCCCAGGGCAAGAAACTCATCAAGGCCGGCCGCCAGCCACTGACCGGCACGGTCAGCGCGGTGTCGGTGGGAATCGTGGGAGGGGTGCCCCTGCTGGACCTCTGCTACGAAGAGGACGTGCGCGCCGAGACCGACATGAACGTCGTCTGCACCGGCGACGGCCGCTTCGTCGAGGTCCAGGGCACCGCGGAGGCCGAACCTTTCGCACGCGAGGAACTCGACGCCCTCCTCGACCTCGCGGTCACCGGCTGCACGGAACTCGCTGTCCTCCAGCACAAGGCGCTTGATACCGTCCTCGAAAAGTAA
- a CDS encoding PTS glucose/sucrose transporter subunit IIB, with amino-acid sequence MASKAEKIVAGLGGIDNIEEVEGCITRLRTEVSDASLVNDAALKAAGAHGVVKMGTAIQVVIGTDADPIAAEIEDMM; translated from the coding sequence ATGGCCAGCAAGGCTGAGAAGATCGTTGCCGGGCTCGGCGGCATCGACAACATCGAAGAAGTCGAAGGCTGCATCACACGGCTGCGCACCGAGGTCAGCGACGCCTCGCTCGTCAACGACGCCGCCCTGAAGGCCGCCGGCGCCCACGGCGTCGTCAAGATGGGCACCGCGATCCAGGTCGTCATCGGCACCGACGCCGACCCCATCGCCGCGGAGATCGAAGACATGATGTGA
- a CDS encoding PTS transporter subunit EIIC, which yields MSSATETAAPAKKRGSGLFQGLQKVGRSLQLPIAVLPAAGLLLRLGQADVQEKLHLPADVAKVFAGAGGAILDSSFGLPLLFCIGVAIGFAKKADGSTALAAVVGFLTYYAVIHQFPIKDGHEGATYTAVTPFGGFWQKGNEAAEAATFQNPGVLGGIILGLLTAVLWQRYHRKRLVDWLGFFNGRRLVPIITAAVGTLLGVLVVLGWQPIGDVITNFGEWMTGLGAFGSALFGLINRALIPIGMHQFVNSVAWFQIGDFTNSAGTVFHGDLPRFFAGDPDAGMFMTGFFPIMMFGLPAAALAIAHTARPERRKAVMGMMMSLALTSFVTGVTEPIEFSFMFIAPVLYAIHAVLTAISMAVTWALGMHMGFSFSAGLTDVAINWGISTKPWLLLPVGLVFAAIYYFLFRFAITKFNLPTPGREPEEEVEDLTKA from the coding sequence ATGAGCTCCGCCACCGAAACGGCGGCCCCGGCGAAGAAGCGGGGATCCGGACTGTTCCAGGGCCTGCAGAAGGTCGGCCGTAGTCTGCAGCTCCCGATCGCCGTGTTGCCGGCGGCGGGCCTCCTGCTCCGCCTGGGCCAGGCTGACGTCCAGGAGAAGCTGCATCTGCCGGCCGACGTCGCCAAGGTGTTCGCCGGAGCCGGCGGCGCCATTCTGGACAGTTCGTTCGGGCTGCCTCTGCTGTTCTGCATAGGCGTGGCCATCGGCTTCGCGAAGAAGGCCGACGGCTCGACGGCGCTCGCGGCCGTGGTGGGCTTCCTCACCTACTACGCGGTGATCCACCAGTTCCCGATCAAGGACGGCCACGAGGGCGCGACGTACACGGCCGTCACCCCCTTCGGAGGCTTCTGGCAGAAGGGCAACGAGGCCGCCGAGGCCGCGACCTTCCAGAACCCGGGCGTGCTCGGCGGCATCATCCTCGGCCTGCTGACGGCCGTGCTGTGGCAGCGCTACCACCGCAAGAGGCTCGTCGACTGGCTCGGCTTCTTCAACGGCCGCCGGCTCGTGCCGATCATCACGGCCGCGGTCGGCACCCTCCTCGGTGTCCTGGTCGTCCTCGGCTGGCAGCCCATCGGTGACGTGATCACGAACTTCGGCGAGTGGATGACGGGTCTGGGCGCCTTCGGCTCCGCCCTCTTCGGCCTCATCAACCGCGCGCTGATCCCGATCGGCATGCACCAGTTCGTCAATTCCGTGGCGTGGTTCCAGATCGGCGACTTCACCAACTCCGCCGGCACCGTCTTCCACGGCGACCTGCCGCGCTTCTTCGCCGGTGACCCCGATGCCGGTATGTTCATGACCGGCTTCTTCCCGATCATGATGTTCGGTCTGCCGGCCGCCGCCCTCGCCATCGCGCACACGGCCCGCCCCGAGCGCCGCAAGGCCGTGATGGGCATGATGATGTCGCTGGCGCTGACCTCGTTCGTCACCGGTGTCACCGAGCCGATCGAGTTCTCGTTCATGTTCATCGCCCCGGTGCTGTACGCGATCCACGCGGTGCTCACCGCGATCTCGATGGCTGTGACGTGGGCGCTGGGCATGCACATGGGCTTCAGCTTCTCGGCCGGCCTGACCGACGTCGCCATCAACTGGGGCATCTCCACCAAGCCCTGGCTGCTGCTCCCCGTCGGTCTGGTCTTCGCCGCGATCTACTACTTCCTCTTCCGCTTCGCCATCACCAAGTTCAACCTCCCCACCCCGGGCCGCGAGCCCGAGGAGGAGGTCGAGGACCTCACCAAGGCGTGA
- a CDS encoding MBL fold metallo-hydrolase encodes MKLTVVGCSGSFPSAESACSSYLVEADGFRLLLDLGNGALGELQRHCGLYDLDAIFLSHLHADHCIDMCAYFVARYYRHDGGRCDPIPVYGPEGTEHRLTTAYADTPTASSMSEVFDFHTVKPSTFEIGPFTVHTERVAHPVEAYGIRIEHGGKSLTYSGDTGVSPALIELARDTDLFLCEAAFTYGKENIPDLHLNGREAGETAARAGARRLVLTHIPPWTDPQVNLADARAVFDGPVGLAAPRQTYEI; translated from the coding sequence ATGAAGCTCACCGTCGTCGGCTGCTCGGGGTCGTTCCCGTCCGCGGAATCGGCCTGCTCGAGCTACCTCGTCGAGGCCGACGGCTTCCGGCTGCTTCTCGACCTGGGCAACGGTGCCCTGGGCGAGCTGCAGCGCCACTGCGGTCTCTACGACCTCGACGCGATCTTCCTCAGCCACCTGCACGCAGACCACTGCATCGACATGTGCGCGTACTTCGTCGCGCGCTACTACCGCCACGACGGCGGCCGCTGCGACCCGATCCCCGTCTACGGGCCCGAGGGCACGGAACACCGGCTGACCACCGCCTACGCGGACACCCCCACCGCCTCGTCCATGAGCGAGGTCTTCGACTTCCACACGGTCAAGCCGTCCACCTTCGAGATCGGCCCGTTCACGGTGCACACCGAGCGCGTGGCGCACCCGGTGGAGGCGTACGGCATCCGCATCGAGCACGGCGGGAAGTCCCTGACGTACTCCGGCGACACGGGCGTGAGCCCGGCCCTGATCGAACTCGCCCGCGACACCGACCTGTTCCTGTGCGAGGCCGCGTTCACGTACGGCAAGGAGAACATCCCCGACCTGCACCTCAACGGCCGCGAGGCGGGTGAGACGGCGGCCCGCGCAGGCGCCCGCCGCCTGGTCCTCACCCACATCCCCCCGTGGACCGACCCGCAGGTCAACCTGGCCGACGCCCGCGCGGTCTTCGACGGGCCGGTGGGACTGGCGGCGCCGAGGCAGACGTACGAGATCTAG
- a CDS encoding type II toxin-antitoxin system PemK/MazF family toxin, translating to MDTSWWLALAAVVLLALVATLVDGWGRGRRPAGRRTRPPGRAEGPAGRARVRPVPAEIWWASVPFEEGPGEKDRPCLVLAVRGRHATVAKITSKYRDERSGVIPLPPGSVGDARGRASFLQTDELRRVPVGDFRRRVGVVDPVLWDQVRHLAT from the coding sequence ATGGACACGTCCTGGTGGCTCGCACTCGCTGCGGTGGTACTGCTCGCGCTCGTCGCCACGCTCGTCGACGGCTGGGGTCGCGGTCGGCGTCCGGCGGGGCGGCGGACCCGGCCGCCGGGGCGTGCGGAGGGGCCGGCCGGGCGGGCGCGTGTTCGTCCGGTGCCGGCGGAGATCTGGTGGGCGAGCGTGCCGTTCGAGGAGGGGCCCGGGGAGAAGGACCGGCCGTGTCTGGTGCTGGCGGTGCGGGGGCGTCACGCGACCGTCGCGAAGATCACCAGCAAGTACCGGGACGAGCGGTCCGGGGTGATCCCGCTGCCGCCGGGCTCGGTGGGTGACGCGCGCGGGCGCGCGAGTTTCCTTCAGACGGACGAGCTGCGGCGGGTGCCGGTGGGGGACTTCCGGCGGCGGGTGGGTGTGGTGGACCCGGTCCTGTGGGACCAGGTCCGTCACCTGGCGACATAG
- a CDS encoding cysteine synthase, whose protein sequence is MRYDSPLAAVGNTPLVRLPRLSPSADVSIWAKLEDRNPTGSVKDRPALHMIEQAEKDGRLTPGCTILEPTSGNTGISLAMAAKLKGYRMVCVMPENTSQERRDLLGMWGAEIISSPAAGGSNTAVRVAKEIAAEHPDWVMLYQYGNPDNAGAHYATTGPEILADLPSVTHFVAGLGTTGTLMGVGRYLRENKPDVNIVAAEPRYDDLVYGLRNLDEGFVPELYDASVLTTRFSVGSADAVTRTRELLQQEGIFAGVSTGAALHAAIGVANKAVKAGESADIVFVVADGGWKYLSTGVYTAATTEEAIETLQGQLWA, encoded by the coding sequence ATGCGTTACGACTCCCCGCTGGCCGCGGTGGGCAACACCCCGTTGGTGCGCCTGCCGCGGCTGTCGCCGTCCGCCGACGTCAGCATCTGGGCCAAGCTGGAGGACCGCAACCCGACCGGCTCGGTCAAGGACCGCCCCGCCCTGCACATGATCGAGCAGGCGGAGAAGGACGGCCGCCTGACCCCGGGCTGCACCATCCTCGAGCCCACCTCCGGCAACACCGGCATCTCCCTCGCCATGGCGGCCAAGCTCAAGGGCTACCGCATGGTCTGCGTCATGCCCGAGAACACCTCCCAGGAGAGGCGCGACCTGCTCGGCATGTGGGGCGCCGAGATCATCTCCAGCCCCGCCGCGGGCGGCTCCAACACCGCCGTACGGGTCGCCAAGGAGATCGCCGCCGAGCACCCCGACTGGGTGATGCTCTACCAGTACGGCAACCCGGACAACGCCGGCGCGCACTACGCGACGACAGGCCCCGAGATCCTCGCGGACCTCCCCTCCGTCACCCACTTCGTCGCCGGCCTCGGCACCACCGGCACCCTCATGGGCGTCGGCCGCTACCTCCGCGAGAACAAGCCGGACGTCAATATCGTCGCCGCCGAACCGCGCTACGACGACCTGGTGTACGGCCTGCGCAACCTCGACGAGGGCTTCGTACCGGAGCTGTACGACGCCTCCGTCCTGACCACCCGCTTCTCGGTCGGCTCCGCCGACGCGGTCACCCGCACCCGCGAGCTCTTGCAGCAGGAGGGCATCTTCGCCGGCGTCTCCACCGGCGCCGCCCTGCACGCGGCGATCGGCGTCGCCAACAAGGCCGTCAAGGCCGGCGAGAGCGCCGACATCGTGTTCGTCGTCGCCGACGGCGGCTGGAAGTACCTGTCCACGGGCGTCTACACGGCGGCCACCACCGAAGAGGCCATCGAGACCCTCCAGGGCCAGCTCTGGGCCTAA
- a CDS encoding MoaD/ThiS family protein, translating to MAIEVRIPTILRQYTDGQKAVEGTGDTLAELFNDLETRHTGIHARIVDSGELRRFVNVYLNDEDVRFLDGINTKLTDGDNVTILPAVAGGMV from the coding sequence ATGGCCATCGAGGTCCGCATCCCGACCATCCTCCGCCAGTACACCGACGGCCAGAAGGCGGTGGAGGGCACCGGGGACACTCTCGCCGAGCTCTTCAACGACCTCGAGACCCGGCACACGGGCATCCACGCCCGCATCGTGGACAGCGGCGAACTGCGCCGCTTCGTCAACGTCTACCTCAACGACGAGGACGTCCGCTTCCTCGACGGCATCAACACCAAGCTCACCGACGGCGACAACGTGACCATCCTGCCGGCCGTGGCCGGCGGCATGGTCTGA
- a CDS encoding putative leader peptide — MVSHDVSEKTPGTLLVARLHVDLCRLASAIC, encoded by the coding sequence ATGGTTTCCCACGACGTGAGCGAAAAGACGCCGGGCACGCTGCTCGTGGCGCGGCTGCACGTCGACCTGTGCAGGCTCGCCAGCGCCATCTGTTGA